One Telluria mixta DNA window includes the following coding sequences:
- a CDS encoding outer membrane lipoprotein carrier protein LolA, whose product MNYLPAAGLLLAALLGASAHAAAPVAKIQAMLAKPEQLCGRFEQSKQLAGMKKPLASSGRFCVVAGKGVLWRTLKPFPNTLRLSRDEIVQLQGDRVAMRMEASREPTVRMINGVLFSLLSGDLGQLDTLFEVDGTAGDGAWKVALKARNPALARAIGAISLEGGAYVRTIHMVEDSGDRTDIVFSDIRTGPGAFLPEEAAQL is encoded by the coding sequence ATGAACTATCTACCCGCCGCCGGCCTGCTGCTGGCAGCGCTGCTGGGCGCGTCCGCGCACGCCGCCGCGCCCGTCGCGAAGATCCAGGCCATGCTGGCGAAACCCGAGCAGCTGTGCGGCCGCTTCGAGCAGAGCAAGCAGCTGGCCGGCATGAAGAAGCCGCTGGCGTCGAGCGGGCGTTTCTGCGTCGTCGCCGGCAAGGGTGTCCTGTGGCGTACGCTGAAACCGTTCCCGAACACGCTGCGCCTGTCGCGCGACGAGATCGTGCAGCTGCAGGGCGACCGTGTGGCGATGCGCATGGAGGCGAGCCGCGAACCGACCGTCCGCATGATCAACGGCGTGCTGTTCTCGCTGCTGTCCGGCGACCTGGGCCAGCTCGACACGCTGTTCGAGGTCGACGGCACGGCGGGCGACGGCGCGTGGAAGGTGGCGCTGAAGGCCCGCAATCCGGCGCTGGCGCGCGCGATCGGCGCGATCTCGCTGGAAGGCGGCGCGTACGTGCGCACCATCCATATGGTGGAGGACAGCGGCGACCGCACCGACATCGTGTTCTCCGACATCAGGACCGGCCCCGGCGCCTTCCTGCCCGAAGAGGCGGCCCAGCTTTGA
- a CDS encoding lysophospholipid acyltransferase family protein: MLERIGLGWRVFATGLSFALFGLGGLLLRVLVFPLLALCVTDTAARVRAARATVRLSFRAFVGIMRGLGVLRYELHGIDKLDREGQLILANHPTLIDTVFLMAFVRNADCIVKGGLWTNPFTRGPVRAAGYICNDRGPELIEACIASLRAGGNLIIFPEGTRTPRGEPPALKRGAANIAVRGARPVTPVRISCEPLTLGKGDKWWHVPPRRASFRIDVMDDIGTERFLAPGVADVVAARRLTDYLQHYFMEEGQQHA, encoded by the coding sequence ATGCTTGAGAGGATCGGTCTCGGGTGGCGTGTGTTCGCGACCGGCCTGAGTTTTGCGCTGTTCGGACTGGGCGGCCTGCTGCTGCGGGTGCTCGTCTTCCCGCTGCTGGCGCTGTGCGTGACCGATACGGCGGCCCGCGTGCGCGCCGCGCGCGCCACCGTGCGCCTGAGCTTTCGCGCGTTCGTCGGCATCATGCGCGGGCTCGGCGTGCTGCGCTACGAACTGCACGGGATCGACAAGCTCGATCGCGAAGGCCAGCTGATCCTGGCCAACCACCCCACGCTGATCGACACGGTCTTCCTGATGGCCTTCGTGCGCAACGCCGACTGCATCGTCAAGGGCGGCCTGTGGACCAACCCGTTCACGCGAGGACCGGTGCGCGCGGCCGGCTATATCTGCAACGACCGCGGTCCGGAACTGATCGAGGCTTGCATCGCCTCGCTGCGCGCGGGCGGCAACCTGATCATCTTTCCCGAGGGGACGCGCACGCCGCGCGGCGAGCCGCCTGCGCTCAAGCGGGGCGCCGCGAACATCGCCGTGCGCGGTGCGCGGCCGGTGACGCCGGTGCGCATCTCGTGCGAACCGCTCACGCTGGGCAAGGGCGACAAATGGTGGCATGTGCCGCCGCGCCGGGCCAGCTTTCGCATCGACGTCATGGACGATATCGGCACCGAGCGCTTTCTCGCGCCCGGCGTGGCGGACGTCGTGGCGGCGCGGCGCCTGACGGACTACCTGCAACACTATTTTATGGAAGAAGGCCAGCAACATGCTTGA
- a CDS encoding acyl-CoA thioesterase has translation MSDKKQVHTMRQAIRWGDMDAFGHVNNTVYFRYMESGRIAFLEQAAGDLDIQGEGPVIVTAYCNFIRQLKYPGDIEIRTFAGPAGRSSFEVTHEIRMVDEHGNAEVVAAEGGGKVVWIDFAAEKSVPLPARVREMLPAA, from the coding sequence ATGAGCGACAAGAAGCAGGTCCACACCATGCGCCAGGCTATCCGCTGGGGCGACATGGATGCATTCGGCCACGTGAACAACACGGTGTATTTCCGGTACATGGAGAGCGGGCGCATCGCCTTCCTCGAACAGGCGGCGGGCGACCTCGACATCCAGGGCGAAGGCCCCGTGATCGTCACCGCCTACTGTAATTTCATCAGGCAGCTGAAGTATCCGGGCGACATCGAGATCCGCACGTTCGCCGGTCCGGCGGGGCGCTCCAGCTTCGAGGTCACGCACGAGATCCGCATGGTCGACGAGCACGGCAATGCCGAGGTCGTGGCCGCGGAGGGCGGCGGCAAGGTCGTATGGATCGATTTCGCGGCCGAGAAGTCCGTGCCGTTGCCGGCGCGCGTGCGGGAGATGCTGCCGGCAGCGTGA
- a CDS encoding SAM-dependent methyltransferase, whose product MLNKKFSPARQSAFDARFDAQKIAFGPVVFQCVRYAWKRGILQAVADAGDAGRSTAELKAVGGWSEYVLKVVLETCLSAGVVYLEEGRWVLDKAGFVVLTDPITQVNIDFNHDVCYQALFDLERTLDAERPLGLKVFGDWSTVYEGLAQLPEPARTSWFAFDHHYSDVSFPAILPDVFATRPRKLMDIGANTGKFALAALGFDAHVELHAVDLPGQLAVLDGNLAAAGLRERAVLHPTDMLDDAAALPGGMDLIWMSQFLSCFSEDAIASIFRRVATALAPRGQVLVMDTFWDRQRYDIASYCLINTSPYFNNLASGNSKVYESGDYIRLARAAGLELQTARDGIGYCHSLLRFVRAENG is encoded by the coding sequence ATGCTGAACAAAAAATTCTCGCCCGCGCGCCAGAGTGCATTCGACGCCCGTTTCGACGCCCAGAAGATCGCCTTCGGCCCCGTCGTGTTCCAGTGCGTGCGCTACGCCTGGAAGCGCGGCATCCTGCAGGCGGTGGCCGATGCGGGCGACGCGGGCCGTTCCACCGCCGAGCTCAAGGCGGTGGGCGGCTGGAGCGAGTATGTGCTGAAGGTCGTGCTGGAGACGTGCCTGTCCGCGGGCGTCGTGTACCTGGAGGAGGGCCGCTGGGTGCTCGACAAGGCCGGCTTCGTCGTCCTCACCGACCCGATCACCCAGGTCAACATCGACTTCAACCACGACGTCTGCTACCAGGCGCTGTTCGACCTGGAGCGCACGCTCGACGCCGAGCGGCCGCTCGGCCTGAAGGTGTTCGGCGACTGGTCCACGGTGTACGAGGGCCTGGCGCAGCTGCCGGAGCCGGCGCGCACCAGCTGGTTTGCGTTCGACCACCATTATTCCGACGTGTCGTTCCCCGCGATCCTGCCCGACGTGTTCGCCACAAGACCGCGCAAGCTGATGGACATCGGCGCCAACACGGGCAAGTTCGCGCTTGCCGCGCTGGGGTTCGACGCGCACGTCGAGCTGCATGCCGTCGACCTGCCGGGCCAGCTTGCGGTCCTCGACGGCAACCTCGCCGCGGCCGGCCTGCGCGAACGCGCCGTGCTGCATCCGACCGACATGCTGGACGACGCGGCGGCGCTGCCGGGCGGCATGGACCTTATCTGGATGAGCCAATTCCTCAGCTGCTTTTCCGAGGACGCGATCGCCAGCATCTTCCGCCGCGTCGCGACCGCGCTGGCCCCGCGCGGCCAGGTGCTCGTGATGGACACGTTCTGGGACCGCCAGCGCTACGACATCGCATCCTACTGCCTGATCAACACGTCGCCGTACTTCAACAACCTCGCGAGCGGCAACAGCAAGGTCTACGAGAGCGGCGACTACATCCGCCTCGCGCGCGCCGCCGGGCTGGAACTGCAGACGGCGCGCGACGGTATCGGTTACTGCCACTCGCTGCTGCGCTTCGTCCGGGCGGAGAACGGCTGA
- a CDS encoding acyl carrier protein, giving the protein MVALNEMSRDELFAWVADLLAEMFELDRAALTPASNLYADLDIDSIDAVDLAVKLKQMTGKRLQPEVFKTIRTIGDVVDALVGLAQAEPEPQSEAQAV; this is encoded by the coding sequence ATGGTAGCCCTGAACGAAATGAGCCGCGACGAACTGTTCGCGTGGGTCGCGGACCTGCTGGCTGAGATGTTCGAACTCGATCGCGCGGCGCTGACCCCCGCGTCGAACCTGTACGCGGACCTCGACATCGACAGCATCGATGCCGTCGACCTGGCCGTGAAGCTCAAGCAGATGACCGGCAAGCGCCTGCAGCCGGAAGTGTTCAAGACCATCCGCACGATCGGCGACGTCGTCGATGCGCTGGTCGGTCTCGCACAGGCCGAGCCGGAACCGCAATCCGAAGCGCAGGCCGTCTGA
- a CDS encoding acyl-CoA thioesterase, with product MRKAKTPSRWSADVEIQVQFYDLDPMEVVWHGNYVKYLEVARCALLDAIGYNYAEMKASGYMWPVIDMNLRYAAPATFGQRLSVRAEIVEWENRLRIDYLVSDAATGRRLNRASTTQVAVDIASGEMCFVSPPVLFQKLGVQAP from the coding sequence ATGCGTAAGGCGAAAACGCCGTCGCGCTGGAGCGCCGACGTCGAGATCCAGGTGCAGTTCTACGACCTCGATCCGATGGAAGTGGTCTGGCACGGCAACTACGTGAAATACCTCGAGGTGGCGCGCTGCGCGCTGCTCGACGCCATCGGCTACAACTATGCCGAGATGAAGGCGTCCGGCTACATGTGGCCCGTCATCGACATGAACCTGCGCTACGCGGCGCCCGCCACGTTCGGCCAGCGCCTGTCCGTGCGCGCCGAGATCGTCGAGTGGGAAAACCGCCTGCGCATCGACTACCTGGTCAGCGACGCCGCCACCGGCCGGCGCCTGAACCGCGCGTCGACGACGCAGGTCGCCGTCGACATCGCCAGCGGCGAGATGTGCTTCGTCTCGCCGCCCGTCCTGTTCCAGAAGCTGGGAGTGCAAGCACCATGA
- a CDS encoding AMP-binding protein yields MRDMFERLAARFPDAQAGWRAGESVSHAALMARVRAWATLGRRAGPGPVALYHDDSLEFAAALVGAWLAGKAVWLPADVLPATCAALAGNVDAFWGDFPGTHAPQAPDGTDDAGIDWRTPAPDFPALVVFTSGTTGTPVPITKRFSQLTSELDALETQFGAALGAADVVATVSHQHIYGLLFRVLWPLAAGRPVHAARHEYPETLAPALAVRPCVLLASPAHLKRLPDHLDWRGAAANLRAVFSSGGMLDEAAAHHAGALLGRTPIEVYGSSETGGIAWRQRTDTGDEGWTALPGVAWRRDADGLLAVRSAQAGTDDWLVLADRIDDLDDGRFALRGRADRIVKIEEKRISLDAIETALLAGGLAREARVLACADGGHGRQVLAAFVVPSAVGRAVLEEGGKTALNTRLRAQLASGVDAVALPRRWRYLDALPVDARGKTTAAQLLALLDPAPARPRHPTVRVLEQGDARVLLELTVPADLLYFDGHFDVAPVLPGVVQVDWAIHYGAHYLGRGGSFAGIQALKFQQMIRPEQPVRLELSRDAAKGSLAFRYFSEAGAHASGRILFGPDQPC; encoded by the coding sequence ATGCGTGACATGTTCGAACGTCTCGCGGCGCGTTTCCCGGATGCGCAAGCCGGCTGGCGCGCCGGCGAATCGGTCAGCCACGCCGCGCTGATGGCGCGCGTGCGTGCATGGGCCACGCTGGGCCGGCGCGCCGGCCCCGGACCCGTCGCGCTGTACCACGACGACAGCCTGGAATTCGCGGCCGCCCTCGTCGGCGCCTGGCTCGCCGGGAAGGCGGTCTGGCTCCCGGCCGACGTCCTGCCCGCGACCTGCGCCGCGCTGGCCGGCAACGTCGACGCGTTCTGGGGCGACTTCCCTGGAACCCACGCGCCGCAGGCGCCCGACGGCACCGACGACGCCGGCATCGACTGGCGCACGCCGGCGCCCGACTTTCCCGCGCTCGTGGTGTTCACGTCCGGGACGACGGGCACGCCGGTCCCGATCACGAAGCGGTTCTCGCAGCTGACGAGCGAGCTCGATGCGCTGGAGACGCAGTTCGGCGCCGCGCTGGGCGCCGCGGACGTCGTCGCCACCGTGTCGCACCAGCACATCTACGGCCTGCTGTTCCGCGTCCTGTGGCCGCTCGCCGCTGGCCGCCCGGTGCATGCGGCGCGCCACGAATATCCCGAAACGCTGGCGCCGGCGCTGGCCGTGCGGCCCTGCGTGCTGCTGGCCAGCCCGGCCCACCTGAAGCGCCTGCCCGACCACCTCGACTGGCGCGGCGCGGCCGCCAACCTGCGCGCCGTGTTCTCGTCCGGCGGCATGCTGGATGAGGCGGCCGCCCATCACGCCGGCGCGCTGCTCGGCCGGACCCCGATCGAGGTCTACGGCAGTTCCGAGACGGGCGGGATCGCGTGGCGCCAGCGCACGGACACCGGCGACGAAGGCTGGACGGCGCTGCCGGGCGTGGCCTGGCGGCGCGATGCCGACGGCCTGCTCGCCGTGCGTTCCGCCCAGGCAGGCACGGATGACTGGCTGGTCCTCGCCGACCGCATCGACGACCTCGACGACGGCCGCTTCGCGCTGCGCGGCCGCGCCGACCGCATCGTCAAGATCGAGGAAAAACGCATCTCGCTCGACGCCATCGAGACGGCCCTGCTGGCCGGCGGCCTGGCGCGCGAGGCGCGGGTGCTCGCCTGCGCGGACGGCGGCCATGGGCGCCAGGTGCTGGCGGCGTTCGTTGTGCCGTCCGCGGTCGGCCGCGCCGTGCTGGAAGAGGGCGGCAAGACCGCGCTGAATACCCGTCTGCGCGCGCAACTGGCGTCCGGCGTCGATGCCGTGGCGCTGCCGCGCCGCTGGCGCTACCTGGACGCGCTGCCCGTCGACGCGCGCGGCAAGACGACGGCGGCGCAACTCCTTGCGCTGCTCGATCCGGCGCCGGCGCGCCCGCGCCATCCGACAGTGCGCGTGCTGGAGCAGGGCGACGCGCGCGTGCTGCTGGAGCTGACGGTGCCGGCCGACCTGCTGTACTTCGACGGCCATTTCGACGTCGCGCCCGTCCTGCCGGGCGTCGTGCAGGTCGACTGGGCCATCCATTACGGTGCGCACTACCTGGGCCGCGGCGGCAGCTTCGCCGGCATCCAGGCCCTGAAATTCCAGCAGATGATCCGCCCGGAACAGCCGGTGCGGCTCGAGCTGTCGCGCGACGCCGCCAAGGGCAGCCTCGCATTCCGTTACTTTTCCGAGGCCGGCGCCCACGCCAGCGGACGCATCCTGTTCGGGCCCGACCAACCATGCTGA
- a CDS encoding HAL/PAL/TAL family ammonia-lyase: MLLSDINTPRRTVRFDRSRLTLDDIVDIARGTARPALSDDPAFRAAIARGADFLDRLLREDGVVYGVTTGYGDSCTVEVPLALVPELPHHLYTYHGCGLGAPLTPPQARAVMGARLASLSKGYSGVSVELLDQIVRLFDAGLVPVIPSEGSVGASGDLTPLSYLAAVLCGEREVLRAGEVVPAAQALRDAGIAPLRLRPKEGLAIMNGTAVMTGLACLAWDRAAYLTRLVTRITALASFALDGNDHHFDETLFAVKPHAGMQGVAAWLRQDLEYGGQLERNGKRLQDRYSIRCAPHVIGVLADALPFFRTAIENELNSANDNPIIDAEGERVLHGGHFYGGHIAFAMDGMKNAVANLADLLDRQMALLVDARYNAGLPANLSGMQGERAPINHGLKALQISASAWTAEALKLTMPASVFSRSTECHNQDKVSMGTIAARDCLRVLELTEQVAAALLITVRQGVWLRRRVDPEKMLPAPLARMVDLLGQDIVPVTEDRRLDPELHLLLGRIRDQAWSLYA; encoded by the coding sequence ATGCTGCTCAGTGACATCAACACGCCCCGGCGCACCGTGCGCTTCGACCGCTCGCGCCTGACGCTGGACGACATCGTCGACATCGCGCGCGGCACCGCCCGCCCGGCGCTGTCGGACGATCCCGCGTTCCGCGCCGCCATCGCGCGCGGCGCCGACTTCCTCGACCGCCTGCTGCGCGAGGATGGCGTCGTGTACGGCGTCACGACCGGCTACGGCGATTCGTGCACCGTCGAAGTGCCGCTCGCGCTCGTGCCGGAGCTGCCGCATCACCTGTATACGTACCATGGCTGCGGCCTCGGCGCCCCCCTGACGCCGCCGCAGGCACGTGCCGTGATGGGCGCGCGCCTCGCATCGCTGTCCAAAGGCTATTCCGGCGTCAGCGTCGAGCTGCTCGACCAGATCGTGCGCCTGTTCGACGCCGGGCTCGTGCCCGTGATCCCGAGCGAAGGCTCGGTCGGCGCCAGCGGCGACCTGACGCCGCTGTCGTATCTGGCCGCCGTGCTATGCGGCGAGCGCGAGGTGCTGCGCGCCGGCGAGGTCGTGCCGGCGGCGCAGGCGCTGCGCGACGCGGGCATCGCACCGCTGCGCCTGCGCCCGAAGGAGGGGCTCGCGATCATGAACGGCACCGCCGTCATGACGGGCCTGGCCTGCCTCGCGTGGGACCGCGCCGCGTACCTGACGCGTCTCGTCACGCGCATCACGGCGCTGGCCTCGTTTGCGCTCGACGGCAACGACCATCACTTCGACGAGACGCTGTTCGCGGTGAAGCCGCACGCCGGCATGCAGGGCGTCGCCGCGTGGTTGCGCCAGGACCTGGAGTACGGCGGCCAGCTGGAACGCAACGGCAAGCGCCTGCAGGACCGCTACTCGATCCGCTGCGCGCCGCACGTGATCGGCGTGCTGGCCGACGCGCTGCCGTTCTTCCGCACCGCCATCGAGAATGAACTCAACAGTGCGAACGACAACCCGATCATCGACGCCGAAGGCGAGCGCGTGCTGCACGGCGGCCACTTCTACGGCGGCCACATCGCCTTCGCCATGGACGGCATGAAGAACGCCGTCGCCAACCTGGCCGACCTGCTGGACCGCCAGATGGCGCTGCTCGTCGATGCGCGCTACAACGCCGGGCTGCCGGCGAACCTGTCCGGCATGCAGGGCGAACGGGCGCCGATCAACCACGGCCTGAAGGCGCTGCAGATCAGCGCCTCGGCATGGACGGCGGAAGCGCTCAAGCTGACGATGCCGGCGTCCGTGTTCTCGCGCTCGACCGAATGCCACAACCAGGACAAGGTCAGCATGGGCACGATCGCCGCGCGCGACTGCCTGCGCGTGCTGGAACTGACCGAGCAGGTCGCGGCCGCGCTGCTGATCACGGTGCGCCAGGGCGTCTGGCTGCGCCGGCGCGTCGATCCGGAGAAGATGCTGCCGGCACCGCTGGCGCGCATGGTCGACCTGCTGGGCCAGGACATCGTCCCCGTCACCGAGGACCGCCGCCTCGATCCGGAGCTGCACCTGCTGCTTGGCCGCATCCGCGACCAGGCCTGGAGCCTGTATGCGTAA
- a CDS encoding beta-ketoacyl synthase chain length factor: MSENEVVFSIARHAAWAPGVTSPERWEAWAREPWRLAGTDEPKVAAMPAMLRRRAGQLGRMALEVAYECLGQRTDVPTVFCSRHGEVGRAVDLLDDLARGEPLSPTGFGLAVHNASAGLFSIARADRANHVALAGGSATLEHAVIEACGLLADGADMVLLVACDAPLPDVLAGFEDCDEQPYAFAWAMVPAAAQPVRLSWRAGQAGAAPSRQPGALDVLRFQLAQAPTLVRDAAGRRWTWCRDA, translated from the coding sequence ATGTCTGAGAACGAGGTCGTCTTTTCCATTGCCCGCCACGCGGCATGGGCACCCGGCGTCACCTCGCCCGAGCGGTGGGAGGCGTGGGCGCGCGAGCCCTGGCGGCTCGCCGGCACCGACGAGCCCAAGGTGGCCGCCATGCCCGCCATGCTGCGCCGGCGTGCCGGCCAGCTGGGCCGGATGGCGCTCGAAGTCGCGTACGAATGCCTCGGGCAGCGTACGGACGTGCCGACCGTGTTCTGTTCGCGTCACGGCGAGGTGGGGCGCGCCGTCGACCTGCTCGACGACCTGGCGCGCGGCGAACCGCTGTCGCCCACGGGGTTCGGCCTGGCCGTGCACAACGCCAGCGCCGGCCTGTTCTCGATCGCGCGCGCCGACCGCGCCAACCACGTTGCGCTGGCGGGCGGCTCCGCCACGCTCGAACACGCCGTGATCGAAGCCTGCGGCCTGCTGGCCGACGGCGCCGACATGGTCCTGCTGGTGGCCTGCGATGCGCCGCTGCCGGACGTGCTGGCCGGCTTCGAGGATTGCGACGAGCAGCCGTATGCATTCGCCTGGGCGATGGTGCCCGCGGCCGCGCAGCCCGTGCGGCTGTCGTGGCGCGCCGGGCAGGCCGGCGCCGCGCCGTCGCGCCAGCCCGGCGCGCTGGATGTCCTGCGCTTCCAGCTCGCGCAGGCGCCCACGCTCGTGCGCGATGCCGCCGGGCGCCGCTGGACCTGGTGCCGCGATGCTTGA
- a CDS encoding glycosyltransferase family 2 protein: MFRPCVVIPVYNHEHAIGNVLAQVLAHALPVILVDDGCSAACAAVLDELAAAHPERVMLERHAVNQGKGGAVLTGFERAARDGYTHVLQVDADGQHSVADVPRFLAAARAAPRAVVAGCPVYDESVPALRLYARYLTHVWVWINTLSLAIRDSMCGFRVYPVAPVLALARRRRLGLRMNFDIEILVRLYWDGLAIVNLPTRVGYPEDGVSHFKAWTDNVLISRLHMTLFFGMLPRIPSLLVRAWRS; encoded by the coding sequence ATGTTCCGACCCTGCGTCGTCATCCCCGTCTACAACCACGAGCACGCGATCGGCAACGTGCTCGCGCAGGTGCTCGCGCACGCGCTGCCCGTGATCCTCGTCGACGACGGCTGCTCGGCCGCCTGCGCCGCGGTGCTCGACGAACTGGCCGCGGCCCATCCGGAGCGCGTCATGCTGGAGCGCCACGCCGTCAACCAGGGCAAGGGCGGCGCGGTGCTGACGGGTTTCGAACGCGCCGCACGCGACGGGTACACGCACGTGCTGCAGGTCGACGCGGACGGCCAGCACAGTGTGGCCGACGTGCCGCGCTTCCTCGCCGCCGCGCGCGCCGCGCCGCGCGCCGTCGTCGCCGGCTGTCCGGTGTACGACGAATCGGTGCCGGCGCTGCGCCTGTATGCGCGCTACCTGACGCACGTCTGGGTGTGGATCAACACGCTGTCGCTCGCGATCCGCGATTCGATGTGCGGCTTCCGCGTCTATCCGGTCGCGCCCGTGCTGGCGCTGGCGCGCCGCCGCCGACTGGGCCTGCGCATGAACTTCGATATCGAGATCCTCGTGCGGCTGTACTGGGACGGCCTGGCCATCGTCAACCTGCCCACGCGCGTGGGCTACCCGGAGGACGGCGTGTCGCACTTCAAGGCCTGGACGGATAATGTCCTGATCAGCCGCCTGCACATGACGCTGTTCTTCGGCATGCTGCCGCGCATTCCTTCGCTGCTGGTGCGGGCATGGCGCAGCTAG
- a CDS encoding LpxL/LpxP family acyltransferase translates to MAQLGTSAADARHWAAINEATCVAGMRLLFWVCRTFGRWPFRVVLYPVLLWYVATQPRARRASAAYLARVGQPAGVTGVLRHFGAFAEAILDKMLLWGGGFDFDRVRLHGAEPLIEASRQGRGALLVCAHLGNLDLCRALSLRTQGLRVTVLVHTKHAQAFNDVLAQLDPKSRLNLMQVTDMDAAMAMQLSERIGRGEFVVIAGDRVPVSANPRVALAPFLGRTAAFPIGPYVMAAVLGCPLVAMFATRTGGDYDVHFEPLRDKVVLPRGARAQALAELVGVYAARLEHHARRAPLEWFNFYDFWHLPETDSPDAAQ, encoded by the coding sequence ATGGCGCAGCTAGGCACGTCCGCCGCCGACGCGCGCCACTGGGCCGCCATCAACGAGGCGACCTGCGTGGCCGGCATGCGCCTGCTGTTCTGGGTCTGCCGCACGTTCGGCCGCTGGCCGTTCCGCGTCGTGCTGTACCCGGTGCTGCTGTGGTACGTGGCGACCCAGCCGCGTGCCCGGCGCGCGTCCGCCGCCTACCTGGCGCGCGTGGGCCAGCCCGCCGGCGTGACGGGCGTGCTGCGCCACTTCGGCGCGTTCGCCGAAGCGATCCTCGACAAGATGCTGCTGTGGGGCGGCGGGTTCGACTTCGACCGGGTACGCCTGCACGGCGCCGAGCCGCTGATCGAGGCGTCGCGCCAGGGACGCGGCGCGCTGCTCGTGTGCGCGCACCTGGGCAACCTCGACCTGTGCCGCGCGCTGTCGCTGCGCACACAAGGCCTGCGCGTGACGGTGCTCGTGCACACGAAGCACGCGCAGGCGTTCAACGACGTGCTGGCGCAGCTCGACCCGAAGAGCCGCCTGAACCTGATGCAGGTGACGGACATGGATGCGGCGATGGCGATGCAGCTGTCCGAGCGCATCGGACGGGGCGAATTCGTCGTCATCGCCGGCGACCGTGTGCCCGTGTCGGCCAACCCGCGCGTGGCGCTCGCGCCTTTCCTCGGCCGCACGGCCGCGTTCCCGATCGGTCCGTACGTGATGGCCGCGGTGCTGGGCTGCCCGCTCGTCGCGATGTTTGCAACACGCACCGGCGGCGACTACGACGTACATTTCGAACCGCTGCGCGACAAGGTCGTGCTGCCGCGCGGCGCGCGTGCGCAGGCGCTGGCGGAACTGGTCGGCGTTTACGCGGCCCGCCTCGAGCACCATGCGCGCCGTGCGCCGCTCGAGTGGTTCAATTTCTATGACTTTTGGCATTTACCCGAAACGGATTCTCCCGATGCTGCTCAGTGA
- a CDS encoding phosphopantetheine-binding protein, with translation MLEQEVKELIVDVLQLEDIEAADIDSEAPLFVEGLGLDSIDALEIGVALQKRYGITLPPEAQETRRHFASVRALAAMIETHRKK, from the coding sequence ATGCTTGAACAGGAAGTGAAGGAACTGATCGTCGACGTGCTCCAGCTCGAAGACATCGAAGCGGCGGACATCGACAGCGAGGCGCCGCTGTTCGTCGAAGGTCTGGGGCTGGACTCGATCGACGCCCTGGAAATCGGCGTGGCGCTGCAGAAGCGCTACGGCATCACGCTGCCGCCCGAAGCGCAGGAAACCCGGCGGCATTTTGCATCGGTGCGCGCGCTCGCAGCGATGATCGAAACCCACCGCAAGAAATAG